CACATGATCTGGTGTTGTCATTTTACAGTCTGTGACATGTgaagtgtgtaaaaaaaatgtgactaaaaaaaaaaaaaagagttgctAATGAGACTTGTACATACCTGTAAACATTCTGATAGATTGTTAAGTTGTTTTTAACAGGCATAGTATTGTATGCCACTATTTGGCTGCTGAAGCCATCTATTGCCACAACATGTGTCACTCCAAACATCATCATCTTCTCATTCTGGTCCAAGTGTAGTTTATGACCCATGTGTTCTGCATGATAGGGCACTGGATTCAGATTGCGTACACCCTAGTAGGTCACATAAAAGCTGTTATAACAGCACTGCCACTGCATTTCTGTATCACtcataaataatcaataataatagtaataataatcaataacttTTCCCTTAAAATGATTAGACAGTTGCATACAATAACTCAGTTAAAGGCTTTAGAGATAGTGTAAATGCCAACCTTTTGCCGCAACTCATGATAAGGTTGATGAATCGTAGCACTCTTCCGACTCGAACTTCACCTGCATGTATGCCTTTTGATGACAGGTAACCTGTCATAAATGTGCGTCCAAATGTTGGCCCCACCTGTTAgacaagaaagaaaatatttgtatgtttttgtgttataAATCACTAgtatgtattgtgtgtgtgtgtttacaaagCGTTTAATATATAGGTCTAAAATGTATGCAATACCATTTCgtctaatactaatactaaatctttaaatgcatttactgaTTTGAAAAGATATACAGTGACTGGATTAGGTTGTCTTGCATTTCATGTGCTCTGTGAAAAAGGCAACATATACTCGAAAACCACAAGTAGCAATACAGCGATTTGCAAGTGGCATGACATAAGTTAAGGTTAATCACGCAGCAGATACATGAAGCctggcaaagaaaaaaaaatccataaaattacaataaacatAGCCTACAATGAATATTTGCTCACGCCTACACCTACCCAACTGCATTCAAATTAAATGTCCCCTcacataaaattaagaaatattaataaactttaaagAAAGATCAAAACGTACCTCTTTTATAGCGCTGGCCACTGACAGCTCGAGATGAGCATCATCCACTTCGCTGCGTCTTTTAACATTGTGTTCACTGCAAAACCTGCGAACACTCCTTGCAGAGCATTTTTGCACGCCCAACTGTGATAGGTGCGaagaaatattttcataacTCATATCATCATTAATCAAGTTAATGATAACATCTGCGTACCCTGCTAAAGATGCCATTTTATGCTAATCTGTTGCCGTGTCTTTGCTGCCCCTGCTGTTGACCTTTGTAAATGCTGACGAGAAAAGTTTTTCTTGGTTGAAAAGGTAGTTTTTTAcgattttctttattttatgtttcagaatttagttttaataagtAAGATGTTAtgtgtaaaaatgtgtattttaatgtgtattttccttatttttaaaatccttatttatttttgttcatgttatgatgaaatgataaatgaaaaaaatgatccGTTTTTTCGTTTTCCgttttttagtttgaaaacgGATATGGAATGGACGGAAGATACCCTGATTTTCTACATACATGTTATTCTACATGttctcattcattttctttaaagttGAGTGTGACTGAATCAAATAAAGGAGTCAATAAAAGAATGTCTGAATGCTTTATATttaagtaaacattttaattttttttaataatctttgaATGCATACATAAACattagaaacatttcttaacatAATGAACATCACTTTGTAGttgttgtgagataaaaacatagttttaccAAACTTCGAAAGCATACATAACTACTGTAAACATTTCTTAGCCATAGTTAACATGTCTTTCTGCTGATCCTgagatatttttgtttcattgtacAAAGGCAAGTTTAGCAGTAATCAAACTTAAAGCAAAGCtctctgggaaaaaaaataactttctgAAATGAAATCTCACAATAACTTAGGGAATTTGACACACGGATAGTTTGACTTATTCATGCTACTCTAGTactcataaaacattttctcGTATCGATTACTTTCTTTGATCTACTGATCTCAAGTTACTATCTTGGCGTATTAAGCAGTTACAAACTGAAAGAGCCATAAATTCCATTCAGATAAAGGAGAGTGAGGTAACATTTGATCAAACTGAGATAAATGAGGTCTTTAGGAACTACTATCAGGCTCTTTACAGCTCTGAATATTCGGAGAGTGCCGCAGTGAGAGAAAAAGCTTTCCTAGATGCTTTGGACTTTAAGTCCACAGGTTTGGGTTTCATGGTATCTCTTGAAGAGGACCTAAAGTCTGAGGAGCTGTCTGAGGCCATTACCAGTATGAAAGGAGGGAAGACCCCAGGGCCTGATGGCATACCGATAGAGTTATATACATGAGAAATCTAATACTTGTGATACTGCACTTCTGTCATTAGACGCTGAAAAAGCATTTGACAGGACTGAGTGGCACTACCTGTTTAAAACTATGGAAAGAATGGGGTTTGGGGATAAGTTTTTGAAATGGGTCTGGATCCTGTATGCTAACCCTTCAGCTGAGATACTAACGAATGGAATAATATCTGCCCCTTTCAGACTCTACAGGGGAACACGCCAGGGCTGCCCGCTCTCTCCCTTGCTTTTCACCCTAGCGATCGAACCACTGGCTATGGCAATTCGTAAACATACACATATTTCAGGTATTACAATTGGCCCCTCAGAACATCGCCCCCCCCCACGTTCAGACACCATTTTGAATCTCACAAGACGGTTTTATTTATCTTGAGATAAAAATTACACTAACTGCTAATGAAATTGTATCAGCTAATTATAAGCCCATATCAGATTCTATAACTGGTCTGCTGAACAGTTGGACAAAACTCCACATTTCTTTGATTGGCCGTGTTAATATATTAAGAATGTCAATTTTGCCCAAATTGTTATATCTCTTCCAATCCATCCCACTTCCTCcacattcttctttttttgtcctaatgaaaaaaacttttacaaacTTCATTTGGAACAACAAGCGCCAAGCGCtgtgtatattacatatttgtCCTTGGAATTTTAAAACTACCAAACATGAAAGATTGTTgctaattttttgtttgttggaaGCCAAACGTGTAATTGCATGCTTttggaaaaaagaagaaagtcctGCCGTGTGTCAATGGATAAAGGGGATGACTTCATGCCTTGCTTTAGAAAAGATTACCtactttttgaaaaacaaacttcATATATTTTGGTCCATCTGGAAAGTGTTCTATGACTTTTTGCAGAGTCTAGATGGTGACTCTTTTGTGGAACTGATGGACATTGAGAGTATATAGACAAGTATTGTCAGGATTATAGTCTTGTCTGTTctgttttccttgtgtttttccccCTGTGTTTCTAGTATATTTGGTTTGTTCCGTTTGCTCCCCCTTTTGGTTTAGTATTTTTGGCTCAgtcttgcccatatttgtaTTTCCCCCTTGTTATCTCGTTTGTAACCACATCCCTGTTTCCTTGTATATAATGTTCACTGTGCCTCTCTCCCCTTGTTGGTGATTAAGTGTTACTTTGGTTTGGTTTCTGTTCAGTGTTTTCACTTCGTTTtcattaaaattctgtttattatttactCCGGTTTCCTCCAAGTTCCACTGGCTCATCATCCCACGGCAGTTTgtgacagaatcaccgaccTAACAGAAGATGTCCTGGGCTGAGGACCTCCTACTGAACCTGCAACAAGGTGAGCGTTCGCTGGAGGAGTATGTGGAGAAGTTTCTGAGCGTTTACCATCTGGTGAGATGGAGTGACAAAATGGTTAACGCATGTTTCCAGATGGGACTCAAGGATGATAGTTTGTTTCAATTGATAAGTCCTAATGATTGCTACCGTCCTGTAGCAGATTCTATAAATTTTGTTCTTGATTTATGTGGTTCCCCATTCCAAGTCATGGTGGAGGATGGTAATCCTCCTCCCAACTGGAAACATGCAGTCGCCCCATCTCACCAACAGCCAGGGCCCTCCGCATATCACTCCAGCGACCTCACACCCTCCTTGTCTCCCGCGTGTCCCCAAGTCATCCATAGCTCCACTATGGTCCTCAGCCCAGTACCTCTGGCCGCCTTatcagagtctgcacgcaagatggctgccacgccagagtctgcacgcaagatggctgccacgccagagtctgcacgcaagatggctgccacgccagagtctgcacgcaagatggctgccacgccagagtctgcacgcaagatggctaccacgccagagtctgcacgcaagatggctgccacgccagagtctgcgtcttctgagtctagtcaagttacggctgcatttcccgagtcaagtcaaggtgCAGTCTGCGTTTCCCGTGTCAAGTATAATTGCAGCTGCATTCcctgaaccaagtcaagctgcggccgaatctgagtcaagtcaagcagcCAGTGCGTTTTCTGGGTCACGTCAAGCTCCTAGTGCGTCTCCTGAGTCCAGTCatgttgcagctgtgtttcataagtcaagtcaaatttctGCTGCGTTTCCTGAGGCACGTCAAGTTTCAGCTGCATCtacagtcaagttgcagctgagtttcccgagtcaagtcagaTTGCAGCTGCGTCTCCTGTGTTGAATAAAACTACAACTGCTTCCgtggagtcaagtcaagctgcggCCACATctcctgagttaagtcaagtttcaGATGcgtttcctgaatcaagtcaagttacggctgtagctcccaagtccagtcaggctttcaagtcaagctccagagTCCGGTCAAACTTCCGAGTCAAGTCCCGTCAcagctgagtcaagtcacgtcacggccaCATCtccagtcaagtcaagttcctggtgcatctcctgagtcaagtcactcTGTGGCTGCGCCtactgagtccagtcaagtttcgGAGTCAAATCAAGTTGCAGTTGTGTGTATTGAGTcgagtcacgttacagctgcgtttccaaagtcaagctgctgctgtcaTTCCAGAGTCAATTAAGATGCCCGCTGCTGTAAGTGAGTCATGTCAAGTTGCTAATgcgtttcctgtgtcaagtcaagctgcagccgtgtctcctgagtccagtcaagtctCAGCTGTGTCTACTGAGTCAAGTTACAACTAtgtttcctgaatcaagtcaaattgcagctgcgTCTGCGGAGTCACGTCAAGCTGCGGACAcgtctcctgagtcaagtcaagttgcagctacatctcctgagttaagtcaagtttcaGATACGATTTTGGAATCAAGTTGCGGCTACGTCTACTAAGTCTAGTCAAGTGACGTCTGCATCCCCCGAGTCTAAGCAAGTTGTAGCTGTgctttccgagtccagtcaagcttccaagtcaagccaaagctgtcgttcctgaatcaagtaaagtcacagctgttccccatgagtcaagccaagttgttGCGggtgttcctgagtcaagtcacattaccGCTGTGGTTCCTGAGTTAAGTCACGTTGCAGCTGGGTTTACTccgtcaagtcaagcggctggttcaagtcaagctacggctgttgttcctgagtcaagtcaagttcctggTGCGTCTCCTGAGCCAAGACTAGTTCCAGAGCACACAATTTTAAGTGTTACTTCGGTTTGGTTTCTGTTCAGTGTTTTcactttgttttcattaaaattctgtttattatttactCCGGTTTCCTCCAAGTTCCTCTGGCTCATCCCACAGCAGTTTGTGACAAGTATCTCATAGCTGTactgtgtgttgtgtgttgtggtgtgtgtgggttttttttttttttttttttttttttttgtgttatctGGTTATAATGGAAAACTTGAATGTTGTATTAATCTGTATGACAacgtttgaaaataaaaattgttgtaaaataaaaatttgtaatgaCCATGTTAAAGGTACTCTGTTTACATTACGTTCTGCTTAAATTAAATGCCCTGATTAAACAGTATTTGTTCTGTATGGCTTAGCACTACAAAAGACTTTTTTGCAACTCCAGCAGTTAACTAAGAGCAATATCATTTGgtcctgaaatgcttttttttttttttttttttttttttttttttttttttttttcgcaggATATTTTAGTAGAGGCAATAGCACACCtatttgtattaaatgtaataatgtgtTGTCTACCAATCCTAAGAGTAAATTACAGTTAATGAACAAAtctctttttttcaaatgtcACACATCTTCTGTGTGGTTAACTTAACACTACTTAAACTTCACAAGTTTAAGTAATCACTCAGAAACTTAAACTtccagaaaagaaaataatacttaaatacatttgatttgaattttatatatatacatataacacccctggcaaagtgtggttttggacgatatcagcatagtGTGAATCATCTTTGGGCAATCCTTCAGGAGGCGTGGAGTTATATATCAAGTCAATGTTTGAATAAACCGACAGCTCGGATGCCTAGATTacgcagagctgtaatagctgctaatggtggatattttgatgaatcaaaaatttaagtattttctatgtataaactgtttatgtaataaaatatgttttcgcagtttgtgttgtcccttatcagtgcaagattatcacaatttaaaaaggattcatgccaatattgtccaaaaccccacttttctagggtgtttccaaacttttcgAGGGCAGTGTAAATAAtttacacatataaatatacaaataaatatgtaaatttttatttatattagtttatACTGAACAAATAGAAACAATGCTTCATGAAAATCATGATGTAACTATGATGTATTTATAAACTCATCAACTTTGTATAACAGGGTGGAAATCTGATAAATTTGCTGCATTTGTACATGAAAATATgtactattatttatttcagtactCACCagtatgaaaattaaataacatcCATCACCCAAACTGAACTGTTAAGAACAGCACTGAAGTCACTGCGGAGGTCTGGGTAGTTCTGGTAGTTTAAAGGTAACATCAGATAGCAAGCACATGTGTGAGCTTGTGGGCGACACTCAAAGTCACTTGTTTCAATGAAATTCACTGTGATTTTGCTCCCAAAGAGCAAATCTGCCCCTGTGCAGAAGCGTAAGAAGTTTTTTAAGGTGTTGTCGTCTAATTCCATAATGTACTTTTTCAGGAATCTTCATACGCAGCTCTGCTGGGCTGTCATGACTTCAGGGGAAACAAGGATGTCCTTCACACGCTTAGGTGTTGGTTTTTGCTCTTGTATTATGTTTGCTAGCTTTTGTGGTGGCAAAGTACTAGCAATATCCTTAAGAACAGGTCTCCAGGATTCGATCACAAACATAGGGGTTTGGATGAGAGCTTTGTGGCCTAACTGTTCCAAAAGTTGAGGTAGATTTTCTTCAGTAGGCCTCTGGTGACAATCATTGGAATCAAGAACATCAAGAAGTGACTCATGATCAGCTGAGTTGAAGTTTGCCATTGCCTCTTCAATGACATCTCGCTCATGTTTTGCTATATAGTGTTTAAATGAACCTAGAACACTGCTATATGTGGTACCATATAAAGCTTCTTCAAGAAATGGCAGGGAAAGACGAACAGGAAAGTACTTGACTGCTTCCCATCCTTTGACCAATACTCTTGCAATAGCTTGCCATTCATCACTCTGAAATTCATGTCTAAGGACATCTGCACCCAAAGCACATCTGGAATAGAATTCATCCCAGAATTCTGTCAAGCAGTCACGAAAAACACCTGATCCAATGCCTTGTTCAATCTGCCCATTAGGGAGTTTCATTCGAATACTGATCTCTTTGTCCATTATTGCTGGGTCATTGAAAGCTTGCATCAGATCACACAGAACTTGTCCTCTTCGCACCAAAATAATCGACTTCGGAACATCCTCAATTGGAACTGTATCATCCAAGCTTCCAAACTCACGTGAACCCCCTCCAATTGTGACCTCATTATCAAATGATTCCTCAAATGGTGTCTCTTCCACATCAGTTGTTCTTCTACATTTTGTGAAGTGGAATTGGTGTTGAATTATTCTGGGCTCCACACTTGCAATGTGTTCACATTTTCTGCAGTTAAATCACTTTCCTGACTCAGTGTTATCATTTGTTCTTCGAAACGGTTCTCTCTGTTCTCTACTTCCATTTGATTATCAGTCTGCATGTCTGATATTTCCTGGGCCATAATATAAAGTGGATCATGTAACATGAAACTGGTCTCTTCAGAGTCTTCTGAAAATGTGAGGTCAATTGTTTGAGATTTGTTGATGCTAGTGCTGCTAGATGCTTGGCTGTCATCTTGGGCATTTTCATTCAACATGACATCAGCTTCAGGATTTGTGACAGAGTTTTCTGTAGTTTTCTGTGTATTGATACACTTTGTGAACAGATAACGTCTGAGAATTTTAACCTTACTTGCTTCATACAAATCTCCAACAGTACATTCTGATTCAGTCATTCTGTGGGAGAAATCTCGAATCTCAGTCCAAACTTTTCAGATCTAGATGTTTGGATTTACCATTGGGAAAAAGAGACCCTCTGCTATTTGCTGCACATCTTTCATGGTTGAATTCACATCTATGGAGACATGTCTGGTTCCACCACCTTTTGCAGACCGAACTTGTTTGAAGTCATTGTCTCTTGCATTGAAGTTCATCCATCCCACTTCCACACGCTTAGATCTCTTCTTGGCATTTGTTTTTCCagcatattttgaaatttttgaaaTCTGTTGTCGATGTTCTTCTTTGCCACTTGGGGTACATACTTGTTTCCTTAATCTCTCAAACAAGTTACTTTTCCTTACTTGTATTTTCGATGGAACTGTGATTTCTTCGACAAAAGGCCACAGTTGCCACTCTGTCTTCATAACAAGGAATATACTTGGCTAGCTCTGTCTCTGGCATCAAGGGTATTACAGAAACATCAATCTGttgaaagaaataatttatttctgcattaaACTTTGGGATTTCTAATTACACATTCAGTGTACGAAGtattaaatagaattaaaaacaaatattttgtgatacaattttaaaatctgatATTATATGAAAAACCATAGGGGGCTTCACATTCtacactaaaatattttttttatagttacgCAGACTTGGTAATAATATTTGCCTTTGTAATGGtagttttctcatttttgtttttcataccgagatgactttttaaaaagctgtattttacctcaaaatcataagaaaagaaaataaattaatgagcAAAACCTTTATGGTACTAAAGTAGATATAGACCCTatatcattttctttctttcttaactGGTTTTATgagattattaataatactgtaataataattattttcacaaaagcAACTTGAATACACTTTTTCTGAACATCTTTTTAGTATGTATGTAATGTACTGTTAACCATCGGGaatcattaaaaacatacatatgaGACTCAGCATGACTGAACAGATTTACATCCGCCATCCAAAGATCACAACAGAGAGGTTTTGCATCACCGAGCTTTttactgaatgattcagtgttttgaacgaatcaggCCTATTCACAAAGAACAGCACTTGATTCATTTATGAAGACAGTCACTTggcaccacctactggcagttcattttcattttaaaagtatcattgcattttctttttacatttcatattttcctATTGACAGCATTTAAAACAGTCTATAACGTGCATTTGTTATTATGCAATGTATCCATTCATGATAGATTTCATCTTAAATTGTCTCGtgctgcgtccgaaatcgcatacttccctactatatagtacgCGAAAAACAGTATGCGAGGCGAGTAGTATGTCCGAATTCATAGTATTCGAAATTCAGTAGGCGAGAAGTACCCGGATGACCTACTGCTTCCGCCCGAATTCTGTAGTACGCATATCATGGACACTTTCCTATCCCATGAGGCTCCGGGAGAGGAGGCGTCATATTCGAAAAATGGCGGAAAGTGGAGACGCGGCTCATTTCAAGTGTAAGTACCTCAGGAAAAAAACgttgtttattgtgattaaattaCACTTGTTTAACACAATCTAAATAAACGGATGCTTattgaaagtttaaacattGTAAATCGGCTGTAAGAAGTTGTTTTGTACATCAGCTTGTtaacacagcttttttttttaacggagACATTCGCTGTTAAGCAGTTTAATGAGATTAGAAAATTAAACGAAATTAAAACgatttgttttctcttttactAGTGTTAATTTTTAGTTGATATTTTGTTGGCTACATATCAATCTAGTAATAAGTAACGTTATGCTTGTCAATGTAAGTTAGCATTAATGGATTGATCATGACTAATGATTACTGTTTTGACATTACAGGGACTGATGAACACACTCGGCTCCTTATCCAGTGGAGAGTGGCTAATGAAGCCCTCTTCACTGGAAGGAGAAATGCTGCCATCAAAGGATTTGAGTAAGTAAACAAATTctgtaaaatgtacttttattcagGTGCTGTTGACACTGAATGTAGTACACACTAACACTTCAAGCAAAGGTTttactgcattatttttatgcttgATTTCTGTGCATTTATTGTGACAGAGTTTTTGTGACCGAGCAGAAGCTGGATGGTAAAATTTCAGctgctcaagttaaaagaaaatgggaaaacctaaaacaaaaatataaagtaagaattaaaaaaacaattggttCAGCCCAAAATTTGAGTTCTTTTATGATTTGATTATGCTAATGTTGTTAATGTTATCTAATGAATATAATTGTTCTTGGTATtttgcttttacatttttttttgtaggatCTTAAATGTCCACAGACTGGTGTGAGCACCGAGGATGGTGAGGTTACAGCAGCATCTTGGAAATGGTATGCTGTCCTGGATGAGGCAATAGGGGGCAGACCATCCATCACACCACCCACCCTTATTGCCTCATCCGGATCAGATGTTGCTGTAACCTCACCATCCTCCGTGAGGTCAACAGCTGAAAGAGCAGGGAGGAAGAGGAAGGACATAGAGGAGCTTATGTATGAGATGGAGGAGAGGGAGGCAGAAAGGGAAATGGAAGCAGGAGAAAGGGAGGAGAGGCGATGGAGAGAGATGATGGAAAGGGAggaaagaagagaaagagagagacgaGAGCGTGAGGAGAGACGAGAACAAGAGGCCAGGGAAAGAGAAGAAAGAAGAGACCgagaaatgagagagagagaggaaagacGAGACAGGGAGACaaaggagagagaggagagatttcttcagcttttagagctttttgctaaaaaataaataaagaaagaatattaataaaaactatgctTTCTTTCCATTTGTTTGTGCTAGGTTTTTCATTGTTACATACTGGTTATCAAGTTTTAATGCAGTGTTAGTTTTCAGGGATTTACAGTAGCTAGATTTTGTCAGTTGTAAAGTgtcaattaataaaatgtagcaTTGAGTAACAACAGTTTTAAAGCACTTATGTGTACACTAATTTTGTGGTAGTttccagctgttttttttaaaagcgaAATGcagaaatatctaaaaaatgaGAATGAGTGTCGTACTGTAGAGAAAACCCAGACCAGACAGctttaaaaagtattcattttaattttgttttaaatataacttctACATAAATATGACCACAAAGATTAgggcaaaaacatttttgtatcaAGTAGTATAAATCAAACGGAAATttcttcaaacatttttataatgggTGCCAGGAAAATGAACTTCAGCATCTTCAGACAGGTAACGTTCACATACGGTTTTTAAGTCTTTTGAGGTTAACATGTAGTAGTATCATCTATTAATCTCACTAATCTTATTTATAGGGCTTCACTTTATTACCccagaaataaagtaatttataaaattaagctttaatataaaaataacccacAAGTGCAATTCATGCTATGTAGCTAGAATTTCAAAGAATTGTTATAcaaatttacacacacacacagccttaGGCAGTGTGACAGTGGTTGGTGGGTGTCACCTCTGGGGACCACTGCAGCTCCGAGATCCCCTG
The sequence above is drawn from the Labeo rohita strain BAU-BD-2019 unplaced genomic scaffold, IGBB_LRoh.1.0 scaffold_721, whole genome shotgun sequence genome and encodes:
- the LOC127161737 gene encoding testis-specific gene A8 protein-like, producing the protein MSWAEDLLLNLQQVIHSSTMVLSPVPLAALSESARKMAATPESARKMAATPESARKMAATPESARKMAATPESARKMATTPESARKMAATPESASSESSQVTAAFPESSQGAVCVSRVKYNCSCIP